In Thermodesulfobacteriota bacterium, the sequence ACACCCAGACCCTGTTCAGCGTGAGTTGCAGCGGGGATAAGAATGCAAGGATTTGGGGCCTATTCTTCTGGCGGACTTCCGCGGAGACCCGCGCATTCGCCGATGCCATGAATCGACTGCGGTCGGCGGCGCGGGGGGAGGGGGACAGCGGTCAGGACGGCATTTGGCGTGACTTCGCCAGGAAAGCGGCAGACTGGCGGGCATTGCCCTCCAAACCGCCGGTTTCGGAGGAAGTCCGACAGCACAGGTTGGTGGCGGAAAACGCTTTACGTGAAAAAGATTTCGACACCGCCGTGGCGGAGTACATCGACGGTCTCGAATCGGATCCATTGTGGCCTGAAGGCCATTTCAATGCTGCGCTCTTGATGGGCGAGCTCGGCTACTACACCGAAGCGATTCGGCACATTCAGGCATATGTCGAACTGGTGCCGGAGGCGCCCGACGCGCAGGCGGCACGCGACCAGATCGTGATCTGGAAAGTCAAGGCGCAGAAAATGCGTCCATGATCATCGTTACGAGGGGATAGCAAGTTCAAATCCCGTCAGCGAAAGGCCGGCGCCGGCGCAGCCGGCCGGTACCGGCCTTGGTTCCGGCGGGTTTCTCCTCAGAAATATCCGTTGGAGCTTTTGATCGTATGGCCCACTTCCGTCAACTGCTCCTGCGAGACGTAGCGGCCGCCCTGGACCAGGTGGGCCAAATCGTTCGTCATCTTCAGGATCGGGGCATACGGGTCCTCCACGGTTTCCTCCCGCGCTGCGAACCCCTTGTCCATCTCTTCCATTTCCTCCAGGAATCTGTCGATGCCGGTAGATTCCATGTGGATTTCATGGAGATGCTCCCAAGGACGGCTTCCGTTTCCGTTCATCTTCATTTCCAATTCGTACCTCCTTTTTGTTTTTACGCCTCGTCTTGTATTTCATGTCGTCGCCGTTCCCTTTGAGGCCGGATGGCGCAACAGGAAGGCCAACGTTCCTTGTGGAAAGATCAAGCTGCAAATTGCTGATCATAAAAGGAATCGTTCATCCCTCCCGGGAGTAACTCGTTCTCTACATATCGGCGGAAGCGGGAAATTTCTTAAGAGGAAGAAATTTGGTTCAGCGGAGACTATGTTGCGTAAGTCCGAATAGTCCCGATGGGCTGGCTATGAGCGGCAGGTTCGATCACAGGATGAGGTTGTAGGGACATCCGGATCATTGCAGCGGCGCAGTACAGTCCTTATCGTCATGCGATGGGGAATTGACTCTCGAGCTGACCGGATAGGCGACCATCTCGTCGTCCGGGAACGGGGACAGCAACGGCACAAGCACCCCCGGATCCGTAATTTCCGGATTCAGCCAATGTTCATAGACCGACGCCGGGAGAATCACCGGCATCCTGTCATGGATCGGGGCGAGGACGCCGTTTGCCGCTGTCGTTAATATCGCGCAGGTTTCGACGGCATCCCCCGCCGCGCTCCTCCATCGGTCCCACATCCCCGCGAAGGCGAACAGCCGCTCATCCCGCATCTTGATGAAGAAGGGTTGCTTGGTGCGTTCCTTCTTCTGCCACTCATAAAAACCGTTGGCCGGGATCAGGCAGCGATGCCGCTTGAAGACGGCACGGAAGGACGGTTTATCCCATGCCGTTTCGGAACGGGCGTTGATCAACCGGTTCCCGACTGCCGGGTCTTTCGCCCACGACGGGATCAGGCCCCACCTCAAGAATGCGATTTCGCGCTCGCCGTCGTCGGAAGTCCGGACAACGGGAATATTTTGCGTAGGAGCGATGTTGAACCGGGGAATCAAGTCCGTCGGAAGCGGAGCGTCGAACTGCTCCGTGAGAACCTGACCGTCCGTAAATAGGACGAACCGCCCGCACATGCGTCACCTCCGGATGGAGATACCTCCATTATCGCGCGGGAGGGCGCCTGGAAATCAGGGCCGGCAAATAAATATCGGAGAATTCGAATCGATCACTTGATGAAAAGCGTCTTCTTCATGCGCAAGTCAACGCAGGAGATCAACAAAAGCTGGAAGGCGATTGCGAATTACCTCGGCGTGTCTGTCAACGAGAGCGATTCGAATGAGAAAGGGGGATCGAGACATGTTTCAGATGATAAGGCATCCCGTATCGATAGTTGCGTTTCTTGCCGTCTTTGCCCTCGCCGCCTGCGGCGGCGGAGGAGGGGCAGCGCTTACGCCCGGCGCCCCTGGCGCGCCTGGCGCCCCTGGCGTCCCCGGCGTGACGCCCGTAGCCGACACCTTCCAGGGGGCGGGCAACGTCACTGTCTCGGTCCCTGCCCCGGGCGTGCTCGTAAACGACCCGGCGGGCTCGACCGTGGCCGACCCCGGCACGAGGGCCACCTCGCTGGGGGGCAGCGTCACCATCGCCGCTGACGGGGGCTTCACCTACACCCCGCCCGCCGGACAGACCGGCGTGTCGGACACCTTCACTTACACGGTCGCCGGGTTCGCTCCGGTCACCGTGACCATCACCCTTGCCGGGCGTGTCGTGTTCGTGAACAACGCCAATCCGGGCGGCGACGGCACCCAGGCCAATCCCTTCGGGACCCTCGCCGCGGCCGAGACCGCTTCGGCGGCGGGCGACACCATCTTCGTCTTTGCAGGCGCCGGCACCGACGTCGGGCAGGACAACGGCATAACCCTCAAAACCGGCCAGAAGCTCATCGGCGAGGGCGTCGGCCTTACCTTCGGCGTCGGCGTAGTCGTCCCCGCGGGGACCGCGCCGCTCATCTCGAACGCGGCCATCGGGGCGGGATTGAACATCCCGGTCGTCATGCTCTCCACCGGCAACGAAGTGGCCGGCTTCGCCATAAATGCCGCCTTCTCCGACGGCGTCCTCGCCCCGGCGGGCACGGGCCACAGCATCCACAACAATACCCTCACCTTCGACGCCCAGAACGGCCGGGAGGGTGTGCGGCTCCTGGCGGTCACCGGGACGAACTCCGTGATGAACAACACCATCACCGGCTCGCTCCGGTCCGGCATTAAATTCGCCAACAACGAAGACGTGGCCGGCAATGTCGTTGCGCCCGCCATCATCAACGCCTCGGTGACGATGAGCGGCAACACCATAAACGGCTCGGAGAGGGACGGCATCCGGATCAACCTCGACGGCACGGGCACCGCCGTGTCGCTGGTTATCGACAACAACGCGATCGCCGCCTCGACCAACGGCGGCATCGACATAGACGTCCTCGGCGCGGCGGGCATCTCGGCCTCGGTCTCGGGCAACGACGTATCCCAAAGCGGTGCCGCCTTCGACTTCGACGCCTCCACCGCCGCGGGCGGCGCGGGGACCGTCTGCCTTGAGCTTGCGAACAACTCGAACGTTGCCAACAACTCCACCTTCCAGGTGCAGAACAACGGCACCGGCACATTCACGTTCTTTGAGATCGGAAACGACGCTGCCGCAGCGCTCGTTCCCAATCCTGCTGCCTTCACCATAGTCCCCCAGGGGACCTGCGGGATCTGAGCGGCGATTAGCCCCGGGAGTCCTCTGCGGAGGTTAGCCAGTGTCGAGCCAAGGAGGACTCCCGTGAGAAAAGTGATCGTCGGCGCAATGATTTCGATGGACGGGGTCATGCAGGCGCCCGGCGGGCCGGAGGAAGA encodes:
- a CDS encoding tetratricopeptide repeat protein, translating into TQTLFSVSCSGDKNARIWGLFFWRTSAETRAFADAMNRLRSAARGEGDSGQDGIWRDFARKAADWRALPSKPPVSEEVRQHRLVAENALREKDFDTAVAEYIDGLESDPLWPEGHFNAALLMGELGYYTEAIRHIQAYVELVPEAPDAQAARDQIVIWKVKAQKMRP
- a CDS encoding SOS response-associated peptidase; protein product: MCGRFVLFTDGQVLTEQFDAPLPTDLIPRFNIAPTQNIPVVRTSDDGEREIAFLRWGLIPSWAKDPAVGNRLINARSETAWDKPSFRAVFKRHRCLIPANGFYEWQKKERTKQPFFIKMRDERLFAFAGMWDRWRSAAGDAVETCAILTTAANGVLAPIHDRMPVILPASVYEHWLNPEITDPGVLVPLLSPFPDDEMVAYPVSSRVNSPSHDDKDCTAPLQ
- a CDS encoding Ig-like domain-containing protein, which encodes MFQMIRHPVSIVAFLAVFALAACGGGGGAALTPGAPGAPGAPGVPGVTPVADTFQGAGNVTVSVPAPGVLVNDPAGSTVADPGTRATSLGGSVTIAADGGFTYTPPAGQTGVSDTFTYTVAGFAPVTVTITLAGRVVFVNNANPGGDGTQANPFGTLAAAETASAAGDTIFVFAGAGTDVGQDNGITLKTGQKLIGEGVGLTFGVGVVVPAGTAPLISNAAIGAGLNIPVVMLSTGNEVAGFAINAAFSDGVLAPAGTGHSIHNNTLTFDAQNGREGVRLLAVTGTNSVMNNTITGSLRSGIKFANNEDVAGNVVAPAIINASVTMSGNTINGSERDGIRINLDGTGTAVSLVIDNNAIAASTNGGIDIDVLGAAGISASVSGNDVSQSGAAFDFDASTAAGGAGTVCLELANNSNVANNSTFQVQNNGTGTFTFFEIGNDAAAALVPNPAAFTIVPQGTCGI